One window of the Zea mays cultivar B73 chromosome 3, Zm-B73-REFERENCE-NAM-5.0, whole genome shotgun sequence genome contains the following:
- the LOC100037813 gene encoding uncharacterized protein LOC100037813 precursor, which produces MAASKFYVASCALLLIGVVLLGQQGIDGAVACPQFCLDVDYVTCPSSGSEKLPARCNCCMTPKGCTLHLSDGTQQTCS; this is translated from the exons atggctgcatccaaattctaCGTCGCCAGCTGCGCCCTCCTCCTAATCG GCGTGGTGCTGCTGGGGCAGCAGGGTATAGATGGCGCCGTCGCCTGCCCCCAGTTCTGCCTCGACGTGGACTACGTGACCTGCCCGTCCTCCGGCTCCGAGAAACTCCCGGCGAGGTGCAACTGCTGCATGACGCCCAAAGGCTGCACGCTCCATCTCTCCGATGGCACGCAGCAGACCTGCAGCTAG